A DNA window from Selenomonas sp. oral taxon 126 contains the following coding sequences:
- a CDS encoding AAA family ATPase — protein sequence MRPLKLRLQAFGSYVEEQVLDFETALADAPFVLIHGATGAGKTTILDAIVFALYGESSGNVREGTTLRSATAPPERTTEVEYVFALGRRRYRVLRSPTYERMSRGKMTRRPPTGQLYRLPDEGEDGEEVLLASNVTEVSNRIGELIGFDADQFRQVVLLPQGQFQRFLLAEVKDRSAIMQRIFRTERYQRIEEALLQESLQLERAADEERARIDHMLHGENLNSLDDLRAHVAELNAVIDSHAAEIKVLEEKQRAARHAREAGAAAQQKLQELAEAQKRFGEKQAQEKSVADFRMRLERAQRAQPVIYKEHAAVQAAEQEKTRAGELKEAALRLTAAQTALHTAKEALTAAEEAEPERTKKTECIQLLSNYAERAQKLRDCRASAEKLRAHADHLEEEKKTAADAIEKLTAECKENEERIAALEKILAGKEALQHEQDRLKRCQSAAARITALTAQESKLRTQQEEAQQTVKDASQQLAEAKTKLRQMQTLYDLGSAARLAETLADGAPCPVCGALSHPSPAMHAEDIPSEQEVESCAKAVDAAEQNAQNAARKLEAAKEKYARANQSRTQEQELLDDLLGSDTIEGMAQRTEQHNAQLRHAEKEHTERTTQRVAQQAQLESMRAEQEKKTADAQKHRDLLRTREGEQAALEAELPEEYRDYAKIAPEIQRLTAEVAQQKHAYDTAREKEKESAAARAGAESAHTAAQRAHTESMQTAQTAQSEYAAVRTQAGFSSEEEYHAAIAGKWSDSKHLKAVQERINAYETDYKTAAELLNTAKAAAEGLTPPDMPALTAAEAAADQAVRDQAREQGIRTERRDALTRMMNEIDVLEKAGAARAERYRIIGRLANVAAAKAPYQVHFQTYVLRSILSDVIEAANARLVVMSRGRYRLVHGEGGHRNKWWGLEIDVFDEYTGLPRVSRTLSGGETFLASLALALGLSDVVQHYAGGMHLDMIFIDEGFGSLDSETLDVAIRALLEVQQEGGRLVAIISHVEELRARIPVHLEVMRTASGSRARFTQGGAEAL from the coding sequence ATGAGACCGCTGAAACTACGCTTGCAGGCATTCGGCTCCTATGTAGAGGAGCAGGTGCTGGATTTTGAGACGGCGCTTGCAGACGCTCCGTTTGTACTCATTCATGGGGCAACGGGAGCAGGAAAGACCACGATTCTCGACGCTATTGTATTTGCACTATACGGCGAATCCAGCGGCAATGTCCGAGAGGGAACAACGCTGCGCTCTGCCACTGCACCGCCGGAGCGGACGACAGAGGTGGAGTACGTCTTTGCGCTCGGACGCCGCCGCTATCGCGTCCTGCGCTCACCGACATATGAGCGCATGTCACGCGGGAAGATGACGCGCCGTCCACCGACGGGTCAGCTCTACCGCCTCCCTGACGAGGGGGAGGATGGAGAGGAAGTCCTGCTCGCGTCGAATGTGACAGAGGTATCGAATCGTATCGGAGAGCTGATTGGCTTTGATGCCGATCAATTTCGTCAGGTCGTCCTCCTCCCGCAGGGGCAGTTTCAGCGATTCCTGCTCGCCGAGGTCAAGGATCGCAGCGCCATCATGCAGCGCATCTTTCGCACGGAGCGCTATCAACGCATCGAGGAGGCTCTGCTGCAGGAGTCTCTGCAGCTCGAGCGCGCTGCAGACGAGGAGCGTGCGCGCATCGACCATATGCTGCACGGGGAAAATCTGAACAGCCTCGATGACCTGCGTGCGCACGTCGCAGAACTGAATGCGGTGATTGACAGCCATGCCGCAGAGATCAAGGTACTGGAGGAGAAGCAGCGCGCGGCACGCCACGCGCGTGAGGCTGGGGCGGCGGCGCAGCAAAAACTACAGGAGCTTGCCGAGGCGCAGAAACGCTTTGGGGAAAAGCAGGCACAGGAAAAATCGGTCGCGGATTTTCGCATGCGTCTGGAACGCGCGCAGCGTGCCCAGCCCGTCATCTACAAGGAGCACGCAGCCGTACAGGCAGCGGAGCAGGAGAAGACGAGAGCGGGGGAGCTGAAGGAAGCCGCCCTGCGTCTGACTGCGGCACAGACGGCGCTCCACACGGCAAAGGAGGCGCTGACAGCAGCAGAGGAAGCCGAGCCGGAGCGCACGAAAAAAACGGAGTGCATTCAGCTGCTCTCGAACTATGCGGAGCGCGCACAAAAACTTCGAGACTGCCGCGCATCGGCAGAGAAGCTGCGCGCGCACGCAGATCATCTCGAAGAAGAAAAAAAGACGGCTGCAGATGCCATTGAAAAGCTGACAGCTGAATGCAAGGAGAATGAGGAGCGCATTGCCGCACTTGAAAAGATATTGGCAGGCAAGGAGGCGCTTCAGCACGAACAGGATCGCCTGAAACGCTGTCAGAGCGCCGCAGCCCGCATCACTGCGCTGACTGCACAGGAATCTAAGCTCCGCACGCAGCAGGAAGAGGCGCAACAGACTGTGAAGGACGCCTCGCAGCAGCTGGCGGAAGCCAAGACAAAGCTGCGCCAGATGCAGACGCTCTACGATCTCGGCAGTGCGGCACGCCTTGCCGAGACGCTTGCGGACGGCGCACCGTGTCCCGTCTGCGGCGCACTGTCTCATCCCAGCCCTGCGATGCACGCGGAGGACATCCCCTCCGAGCAGGAGGTGGAGTCCTGTGCAAAGGCCGTGGACGCTGCCGAACAGAACGCACAGAATGCCGCACGAAAGTTGGAAGCGGCAAAAGAGAAGTATGCACGCGCAAATCAGAGCCGCACACAGGAGCAGGAACTTCTGGATGATCTTCTGGGTTCTGATACAATTGAGGGAATGGCACAGCGGACAGAGCAGCACAATGCGCAGTTAAGGCACGCCGAAAAGGAGCATACGGAGCGGACGACGCAGCGCGTCGCGCAGCAGGCGCAGCTTGAATCCATGCGCGCGGAACAGGAGAAGAAAACTGCCGATGCACAGAAGCATCGCGACCTTCTGCGTACACGCGAGGGAGAGCAGGCGGCGCTCGAGGCAGAGCTGCCCGAGGAATATCGTGACTACGCGAAGATCGCCCCCGAAATTCAGCGGCTGACTGCGGAGGTTGCGCAGCAAAAGCACGCATACGATACCGCGAGGGAAAAGGAGAAGGAGTCCGCTGCCGCCCGTGCAGGTGCGGAGAGCGCACATACTGCCGCACAGCGTGCCCACACAGAGTCGATGCAGACAGCGCAGACGGCGCAGAGTGAATATGCCGCTGTACGCACACAGGCGGGATTCTCCTCCGAGGAGGAATACCATGCGGCAATCGCGGGTAAGTGGTCGGACAGCAAGCATCTGAAAGCGGTACAAGAGCGTATCAACGCCTATGAGACCGACTACAAGACCGCAGCAGAGCTTCTGAATACGGCAAAAGCGGCCGCAGAGGGGCTGACGCCTCCCGATATGCCTGCGCTCACGGCGGCAGAGGCAGCCGCCGATCAGGCGGTGCGCGATCAGGCGCGGGAGCAGGGCATCCGCACGGAGCGGCGGGACGCACTCACGCGCATGATGAACGAGATCGATGTGCTCGAGAAGGCGGGGGCGGCGCGTGCAGAGCGATACCGCATCATTGGCAGACTTGCGAATGTGGCGGCGGCAAAGGCGCCCTATCAGGTACATTTTCAGACCTACGTCCTGCGTTCGATTCTGAGCGATGTCATCGAGGCGGCAAATGCACGCCTCGTCGTGATGAGCCGAGGCCGCTATCGTCTCGTACACGGCGAGGGCGGTCACAGAAATAAATGGTGGGGACTGGAAATCGACGTATTCGATGAGTATACTGGGCTTCCGCGCGTCTCGCGCACGCTGTCCGGCGGGGAGACCTTTCTCGCATCCTTGGCGCTTGCGCTCGGGCTCTCGGATGTCGTTCAGCACTATGCAGGCGGCATGCACCTCGACATGATCTTCATCGACGAGGGCTTCGGCTCGCTCGACAGCGAGACGCTGGATGTCGCCATTCGCGCCCTGCTCGAGGTGCAGCAGGAGGGGGGACGACTCGTCGCCATCATCTCGCACGTAGAGGAGCTGCGCGCACGCATTCCCGTGCATCTTGAGGTCATGCGCACGGCGAGCGGCAGCAGGGCGCGCTTTACACAGGGCGGAGCGGAGGCATTATGA
- a CDS encoding exonuclease SbcCD subunit D codes for MRFIHTADWHLGKLFGQRHMTEDQAYVLEELLALCRDVRPDALVIAGDVYDRAIPPPEAVELFNEILTRLAEQGIKVLFIAGNHDSAVRLHFGAQLLRASGIYPAGTVRADEAPVVFSDEFGPVYFSLIPYGDPPHVRAAFSVEEALSFDTALAVQIAAARAQIPPSARSVAVAHAFVIGGQVSESEHALSVGGSDQVSAENFTAYSYTALGHLHAPQRAGAENIRYSGSLLKYSFDEACQKKGVELVELDAEGMASHTFYPLTPRHDVRIVSGLMDELMREDFDPLPHDDYICVELLDTDAVLAAHEKLRRIYPNLFTITRPNINVNRLSSTERSYERGKSDLHLFSDFFAEVTSDELTDMERRELVRVIDSLEQGARAE; via the coding sequence ATGCGGTTTATCCATACGGCAGACTGGCATTTGGGAAAACTCTTCGGGCAGCGGCATATGACGGAGGATCAGGCATATGTGCTGGAGGAACTGCTCGCGCTGTGCAGAGATGTGCGTCCTGATGCGCTCGTCATTGCAGGGGATGTCTATGACCGTGCCATCCCGCCGCCCGAGGCAGTGGAACTCTTCAACGAAATATTGACGCGGCTGGCAGAGCAGGGGATCAAGGTGCTCTTCATCGCAGGGAATCACGACAGCGCTGTGCGCCTTCATTTTGGCGCACAGCTTCTTCGTGCGTCCGGAATCTATCCGGCGGGGACTGTGCGTGCCGATGAGGCGCCTGTTGTCTTCTCGGATGAATTCGGTCCCGTGTATTTCTCTCTCATTCCCTATGGAGATCCGCCCCATGTGCGCGCGGCATTCTCCGTGGAGGAGGCACTTTCGTTCGACACGGCGCTCGCAGTGCAGATCGCGGCGGCACGCGCGCAGATTCCGCCCTCGGCGCGCAGTGTGGCTGTGGCGCACGCCTTTGTCATCGGCGGACAGGTATCGGAATCCGAGCATGCACTCTCCGTCGGTGGGAGCGATCAGGTCAGTGCGGAGAATTTTACAGCATATTCCTATACGGCGCTTGGGCATCTGCATGCTCCTCAGCGGGCAGGAGCGGAGAACATCCGATATTCCGGCTCTCTGCTGAAATACTCCTTCGATGAAGCCTGTCAAAAAAAAGGTGTGGAACTCGTCGAGTTGGATGCCGAGGGGATGGCATCCCATACCTTCTATCCACTGACGCCGCGTCACGATGTACGCATTGTCAGCGGGCTGATGGATGAACTCATGCGCGAGGACTTCGACCCGCTCCCGCATGACGACTATATCTGCGTGGAACTCCTCGACACGGATGCGGTACTTGCCGCGCATGAGAAGCTACGCAGGATCTATCCGAATCTCTTCACCATCACGCGCCCGAACATCAACGTCAATCGCCTTTCCTCCACGGAGCGCAGCTATGAACGCGGCAAGTCCGATCTCCACCTCTTTTCCGACTTCTTTGCCGAGGTGACCTCAGATGAGCTGACGGACATGGAGCGCAGGGAGCTCGTTCGTGTGATTGATTCGCTGGAACAGGGGGCGCGTGCAGAATGA
- the pcrA gene encoding DNA helicase PcrA: MDLFQGLNEPQQKAVACLEGPLLIVAGAGSGKTRVLTFRIANLLEQGVPPYRILAITFTNKAAREMRDRVDTLIGDAAHDVWLSTFHSFCARFLRMEIEQLGTYAKNFVIYDSSDSKALIRECLKELNIDEKHTAPGAVQSHISDAKNRLLDVKAFTAQATDFFAEQVAKIYELYQSKLRANNALDFDDLLMLTVELLTNNAEVREKYQKKFHYILVDEYQDTNGAQYAITKLLAEGHRNICVVGDADQSIYGWRGADMRNILNFERDYPEATVILLEQNYRSTKNILAAANAVIENNLTRKKKELWTDNPTGDPITVYEGGTEKNEAAFIVREVERLHTMFNAKYGDIAVLYRTNAQSRNIEEAFYATGIPYSMVGSVRFYDRREIKDIIAYLRVIYNPRDTLSLLRIINVPKRGLGQTTLGRMMDKAAEYRISLFELITDEQLLSTIPKLSAKVKFELEDFSALVFTYMGQLGTRPLHEIVEDIIEESGYAAALEDDPKEDNRDRLENLREFISVAKNFEDGAAEGENGLEDFLAQISLISDVDETEQSEGSVTLMTFHAAKGLEFPTVFMAGMEEGLFPHSRTLLDDTEIEEERRTCYVGITRAERRLYLTYAHQRTIYGRTEISRPSRFLAEIPEELIERKTADSFADVGGAHGRSDVWGRGSGGGRRSYLPPPPQHTAEDGSVIRPDTEAKFTAGDAVRHSKWGDGRVVAISGAGEDAELTIAFPGEGVKKFIQKYAPILKL, encoded by the coding sequence ATGGATCTATTTCAGGGGCTGAACGAGCCACAACAAAAGGCCGTTGCCTGTCTTGAGGGCCCCCTCCTCATCGTGGCGGGCGCCGGCTCCGGCAAGACGCGTGTATTGACCTTCCGCATTGCAAACCTCTTGGAACAGGGAGTTCCACCGTACCGTATTCTTGCCATCACCTTCACGAACAAGGCGGCGCGTGAAATGCGCGACCGTGTGGACACACTGATCGGGGATGCTGCGCACGATGTCTGGCTGAGCACGTTTCACTCCTTCTGTGCCCGTTTCCTACGCATGGAGATCGAGCAGCTCGGCACCTATGCGAAGAACTTCGTCATCTATGATTCCTCGGATTCTAAGGCCCTGATCCGCGAGTGTCTGAAGGAACTGAATATCGACGAGAAACACACGGCACCGGGCGCCGTCCAGTCGCATATCTCGGATGCAAAGAACCGCCTGCTCGATGTCAAGGCATTCACGGCACAGGCAACGGATTTCTTTGCAGAGCAGGTGGCAAAGATCTACGAACTCTACCAGTCAAAGCTGCGCGCAAACAATGCGTTGGATTTCGACGATCTGCTCATGCTGACGGTGGAGCTCCTCACGAATAATGCCGAGGTACGTGAGAAATATCAGAAGAAATTTCACTACATCCTCGTGGACGAGTATCAGGACACGAACGGTGCGCAATACGCGATTACGAAGCTGCTTGCCGAGGGACACCGCAATATCTGCGTTGTGGGCGATGCGGATCAGTCGATCTACGGATGGCGTGGCGCGGATATGCGGAACATCCTCAACTTCGAGCGCGACTATCCCGAGGCGACAGTGATCCTGCTCGAACAGAACTACCGCTCGACCAAGAATATCCTTGCAGCGGCGAATGCCGTGATTGAGAACAATTTGACGCGCAAGAAAAAGGAACTCTGGACGGACAATCCGACGGGCGATCCGATCACGGTCTACGAGGGCGGCACGGAGAAGAACGAGGCTGCGTTCATCGTGCGTGAGGTGGAGCGGCTGCACACGATGTTCAACGCGAAGTATGGTGATATAGCCGTTCTCTATCGCACAAATGCCCAGTCCCGTAACATCGAGGAGGCGTTCTACGCAACGGGGATTCCGTACTCCATGGTCGGCTCTGTACGCTTCTATGACCGCCGTGAAATCAAGGACATCATCGCCTATCTGCGCGTGATCTACAATCCACGCGACACGCTGAGCCTCCTGCGCATCATCAACGTGCCGAAGCGCGGACTCGGTCAGACAACGCTCGGGCGCATGATGGATAAGGCGGCAGAGTACCGCATCTCCCTCTTTGAACTCATCACGGACGAGCAGCTCCTCAGCACGATTCCAAAGCTCTCCGCAAAGGTGAAATTCGAGCTCGAGGATTTCTCCGCCCTCGTCTTTACCTATATGGGACAGCTCGGCACGCGTCCGCTGCACGAGATCGTCGAGGACATCATCGAGGAGTCAGGCTATGCCGCCGCACTTGAGGACGATCCGAAGGAGGACAATCGCGACCGCCTTGAGAATCTGCGCGAGTTTATCAGCGTGGCAAAGAACTTCGAGGACGGCGCGGCAGAGGGCGAGAACGGGCTGGAGGACTTCCTCGCGCAGATCTCGCTCATTTCCGATGTGGATGAGACGGAGCAGTCGGAGGGCAGCGTGACCCTCATGACCTTCCATGCGGCCAAGGGGCTGGAATTCCCGACCGTCTTCATGGCGGGCATGGAGGAGGGGCTCTTTCCGCATTCACGCACCCTGCTCGACGATACAGAGATCGAGGAGGAGCGGCGTACCTGTTACGTCGGCATCACGCGTGCCGAACGCCGCCTCTATCTCACATATGCGCATCAGCGCACAATCTACGGGCGGACGGAGATCTCGCGTCCCTCACGCTTCCTCGCGGAGATTCCGGAGGAACTCATCGAACGCAAGACGGCAGATTCCTTTGCCGACGTGGGGGGGGCACACGGACGCTCCGATGTCTGGGGACGCGGCTCCGGCGGCGGACGGCGCTCCTATCTTCCTCCTCCGCCGCAGCATACGGCAGAGGACGGGAGCGTCATCCGTCCCGACACGGAGGCGAAGTTCACGGCTGGGGATGCCGTGCGCCACAGCAAATGGGGAGACGGTCGCGTCGTTGCAATCAGCGGCGCGGGCGAGGACGCAGAGCTGACGATTGCGTTCCCGGGCGAAGGGGTCAAGAAATTTATACAGAAGTATGCACCGATTTTGAAGCTGTGA
- the ligA gene encoding NAD-dependent DNA ligase LigA yields MSDIVDIKSELAELRKKIRKYSKQYYDANASDISDYDFDMLMQRLKAIEAEYPELITKNSPTQKVGGTAQREVGVLVRHDVPMLSLQDVFSEEEIRSFVAGILSHFPTAEFVVEEKIDGLSLALRYENGALARAITRGDGTVQGEDVTLNARAISDVVEQLHEPVPYFEVRGEVYMERAAFAEVNERQELLRLKPFANPRNCAAGTLRQLDARVTRERRLSMFVFNLQRVEGHTFSTHTEAYDFMRAQGIKIISNYRVCHTADEVWNAITEIGARRGDLPYDIDGAVVKVNDFAQRAELGATAKAPRWAIAYKYPPEEKETVLHTIELSVGRTGRITPTAVFDPVQLCGTRVERATLHNQDYIDSLDIRLGDTILVYKSGEIIPRVKAVIKEKRPQTAKPYLIGDRCPVCHSHAVRESDTADIKCQNPACPAQVENHILNFVSRNAMDIKGFGGSAVIALTHKGYLHDIADIYALHMHRDELIASGIIGREKSVENRLAAIEASKANTPDRLLTGLGISGIGRAAAISLMQAFPSIDALQEAALRDPEQIRAVPDMGEISVQKLTEFFASESGQALLDKFRAAGVNFESAPIVRAGTTLAGKSFVITGTLPTLSREECAALITAHGGVVKGSVSKKTDYLVAGEAAGSKLQKAEGLGIPILDEADLRDLLALKSAAHPMREV; encoded by the coding sequence ATGAGCGACATTGTGGATATCAAGAGCGAGCTCGCGGAGCTGCGGAAGAAGATCCGAAAATATTCTAAGCAGTATTATGACGCGAATGCATCGGATATTTCCGACTATGACTTCGATATGCTCATGCAGCGTCTGAAAGCAATCGAGGCGGAGTATCCGGAACTCATCACGAAGAATTCGCCGACCCAGAAGGTGGGCGGTACGGCGCAGCGCGAGGTCGGCGTACTCGTTCGCCATGATGTCCCCATGCTTTCTCTGCAGGATGTATTTAGTGAAGAGGAAATACGCTCCTTTGTCGCTGGCATTCTGTCGCATTTCCCTACAGCGGAATTCGTTGTCGAGGAAAAGATTGACGGACTCTCCCTCGCACTCCGCTATGAAAACGGTGCGCTTGCGCGTGCCATCACGCGCGGCGACGGAACGGTACAGGGCGAGGATGTCACGCTGAATGCGCGTGCAATCAGCGATGTTGTCGAACAGCTGCATGAACCTGTTCCGTATTTTGAAGTGCGCGGCGAGGTCTATATGGAGCGCGCGGCATTTGCCGAGGTCAACGAACGGCAGGAACTTCTCAGACTGAAGCCGTTTGCCAACCCGCGCAACTGCGCGGCGGGGACGTTGCGTCAGCTGGACGCTCGCGTGACGCGCGAGCGCAGACTCTCGATGTTCGTATTCAATTTGCAGCGTGTAGAGGGGCATACGTTCTCCACGCATACAGAGGCATACGACTTCATGCGTGCGCAGGGGATCAAGATTATTTCCAATTATCGTGTCTGTCATACGGCGGACGAGGTCTGGAACGCAATCACGGAGATCGGTGCGCGGCGTGGAGACCTGCCCTATGACATCGACGGCGCCGTCGTCAAGGTCAACGATTTTGCACAGCGCGCGGAGCTGGGAGCGACGGCAAAGGCGCCACGCTGGGCGATTGCCTACAAGTATCCGCCTGAGGAAAAGGAGACTGTTCTGCACACCATCGAGCTGTCCGTGGGACGCACAGGGCGCATCACACCGACAGCGGTGTTCGACCCCGTGCAGCTCTGCGGCACGCGCGTCGAGCGTGCAACCCTGCACAATCAGGACTATATCGACAGTCTGGACATACGGCTCGGCGACACGATCCTCGTCTACAAGTCGGGCGAGATCATCCCGCGCGTCAAGGCGGTCATCAAAGAGAAACGACCGCAGACAGCGAAGCCGTATCTGATCGGCGACCGCTGTCCCGTCTGTCATTCCCATGCCGTCCGCGAGTCCGATACGGCGGACATCAAATGTCAGAACCCCGCCTGTCCTGCACAGGTGGAGAATCACATTCTGAACTTCGTCAGCCGAAATGCAATGGACATCAAGGGCTTTGGGGGGTCTGCCGTCATAGCACTGACACATAAGGGCTATTTGCATGACATTGCGGATATATATGCACTGCATATGCATCGCGATGAACTGATAGCATCCGGTATCATCGGGCGTGAAAAGAGCGTGGAAAATCGCCTTGCCGCGATTGAAGCAAGCAAGGCGAATACGCCCGATCGTCTGCTCACGGGACTCGGGATCTCCGGCATCGGGCGCGCGGCGGCAATCTCCCTCATGCAGGCATTCCCCTCCATCGACGCATTGCAGGAGGCGGCGCTCAGAGATCCCGAGCAGATTCGCGCCGTTCCCGATATGGGAGAGATCAGCGTACAGAAGCTCACGGAGTTCTTTGCATCGGAATCGGGGCAAGCACTGCTCGACAAATTCCGCGCTGCGGGCGTGAACTTTGAGAGTGCCCCCATTGTCCGCGCAGGAACGACGCTTGCGGGAAAGAGTTTTGTCATTACGGGAACGCTGCCGACGCTCTCGCGCGAGGAATGCGCGGCACTGATTACCGCGCATGGCGGCGTCGTTAAGGGATCGGTATCGAAAAAGACCGATTATCTGGTCGCGGGAGAAGCCGCAGGAAGCAAACTGCAAAAGGCAGAGGGACTGGGGATTCCGATTTTGGACGAGGCAGACCTCAGAGATTTGCTTGCATTGAAATCTGCGGCGCACCCGATGCGGGAAGTCTAA